A region of Bacteroidales bacterium DNA encodes the following proteins:
- a CDS encoding alpha-amylase, translated as MYQVLIRSFGNSNTQPIVNGTIEENGCGKLNDFTNNALKSIKELGVTHIWYTGIIRHSTTTVYPEIPSNNPSIVKGKAGSPYAITDYYDVHPDLAENVSNRMLEFEELLERTHKQGLKAIIDFVPNHLARDYKSIMHPNGTEDFGETDNPNIGFHTQNNFYYLPNESLKLPFPSNYKENPAKVSGNDVFNAFPQKHDWYETIKLNYGIDYQGGNTKHFHPTPKTWTMMCDVLLYWAAKGIDGFRCDMAEMVPVEFWKWVIPQVKEVNPNVIFIAEIYNPSLYKSYTQIGGFDYLYDKVSLYDSLRSIIEGKNSAEILSSVWQKLDGLDNKMLRFLENHDEQRIASRFFAENPTKAIPAFFLTATMHQNPFLIYFGQEFGESAKGESGFSGDDGRTSLFDYWPVPSIQKWIFDAKFEIKKLSIETQKLFQHYKTITEFSLSEEAIINGNFYDLMWYNKDNPNFNSKSIFAFLRTTKNQKLICLCNFSAEKQSIKLKIPQHAFEFCDIKEAKLLNFVFSDYFTDITLNTNGLEIIEKGVNLELSAYSYNAYQF; from the coding sequence ATTTATCAAGTTCTAATACGAAGTTTTGGGAATTCAAATACTCAACCAATAGTTAATGGAACTATTGAAGAGAATGGCTGTGGAAAGTTAAATGATTTTACAAATAATGCCCTCAAAAGCATTAAAGAACTTGGCGTTACACATATTTGGTATACCGGAATTATTCGGCATTCAACCACAACTGTTTATCCGGAAATTCCTTCAAACAATCCAAGTATAGTAAAAGGAAAAGCAGGCTCGCCTTATGCCATAACAGACTATTACGATGTGCATCCTGATTTGGCAGAGAATGTTTCCAATCGAATGCTCGAATTTGAGGAATTGCTCGAGCGAACGCATAAACAAGGTCTGAAAGCCATTATCGACTTTGTTCCCAACCATTTAGCGCGAGATTACAAAAGTATTATGCACCCAAATGGAACTGAGGATTTTGGTGAAACAGATAATCCTAATATAGGTTTCCATACTCAAAACAACTTTTATTATTTGCCAAATGAATCGCTAAAACTACCTTTTCCCTCAAACTATAAAGAAAACCCGGCAAAAGTTAGTGGCAACGATGTTTTCAATGCTTTTCCACAAAAGCACGATTGGTATGAAACCATCAAATTAAATTACGGAATTGATTACCAGGGAGGAAATACAAAACACTTCCATCCTACTCCAAAAACTTGGACAATGATGTGCGATGTGCTTTTGTACTGGGCTGCAAAAGGCATTGATGGTTTTAGATGCGATATGGCGGAAATGGTTCCGGTTGAATTTTGGAAATGGGTAATACCGCAAGTAAAAGAAGTAAATCCAAACGTAATTTTCATCGCAGAAATCTATAATCCAAGCCTTTACAAAAGCTATACCCAAATTGGAGGCTTTGATTACTTATACGATAAAGTTAGTTTATACGATAGTTTACGTTCGATAATTGAAGGCAAAAACTCTGCTGAGATATTAAGTTCCGTTTGGCAAAAGTTAGATGGTCTCGATAATAAAATGCTCCGCTTTTTGGAAAACCACGATGAACAACGTATTGCTAGTCGATTTTTTGCAGAAAATCCCACGAAAGCAATTCCTGCATTTTTCCTAACAGCAACAATGCATCAAAACCCTTTTCTGATTTATTTTGGTCAAGAATTTGGTGAGTCAGCAAAGGGAGAAAGCGGCTTTAGTGGCGATGACGGTAGAACTAGCCTTTTTGATTACTGGCCAGTTCCAAGCATTCAAAAATGGATATTCGATGCAAAATTTGAAATTAAAAAGCTTTCTATAGAAACACAGAAATTATTTCAGCACTATAAAACCATTACTGAGTTTAGTCTTAGCGAAGAAGCAATAATTAATGGTAATTTTTACGATTTAATGTGGTATAATAAAGATAATCCCAATTTTAACTCTAAATCGATATTTGCTTTTTTAAGAACGACTAAAAACCAAAAACTTATTTGCCTATGTAATTTCTCTGCTGAAAAACAATCAATAAAACTTAAGATTCCGCAACATGCTTTCGAATTTTGTGATATTAAAGAGGCTAAGCTTTTAAATTTTGTTTTCTCCGATTATTTTACAGATATCACCTTAAATACTAACGGATTAGAAATAATTGAAAAAGGAGTAAATTTAGAATTGTCAGCTTATTCGTATAACGCTTATCAATTCTAA